The nucleotide sequence AAAGATCTCCCGACAACTCGATGATATTAAAAATGAGTATGCTTATTGAGATCACCAGGCTTTGTCCAACTTCTAAACCATTTATGCCAGCTAATATGTTTATGGCATTTGTACAGAACACTGCTAGCATTCCCATATATAAATAGTAAAGTATCCATAAGTCCACTGAGAAACCGAACCAAGACCTTAAGGGTTTGGGCACAATGATTAGTGTGGAATTAAAATTTATGTAATAGACCATTAAAAGTGGCAATGAAGCAATGGTTGGCAATAACAGTTTATGGCGCCAACGAAGGTCCAGAACGTCATCAGCAAAACCCAAAAGTAGCATACAACAAATTGAAAGTAGAGCAGCCAAAAATTCCATGAACTGTAATTGAAATTTGTGCAGGAAAATGTTTGTAAATTACTTGGTAAATATGATCATTTCCAAAgttttgaaaatttttatttttccataCCTCATTATGGGGAAAGTTTACGTCACTAAATATATAATCTGTAAATGGTACAGGGATAAACAGAAATAGCGTTATAAGAAACAGACACCCACTAACAACACCCAACGCCTCCGGCCTATAAAAGAATGTTTAATGAACAAATTACCTGTGTCCATAGAAGAAAATAGTATCACATGTAAACATCATGCGTCATCAAAATTTGACTTACACTTTTTTACCGGTACTTTTGTTCATGTCAATCCCGTATAGGTTAGCTTtgataaacatattttttatcCGCGGTATTAAGCGTACAGTCAAAAGATACGCGACACAGGACATcgcgaaattaattaataaagggAAACAAAGTTTCCAAACATCGTCACTATGCTTCATGTCAGAAAATTTTGGAAAAAACGATCCGAAAAACACAGCAGAACATATGTACAAAATAGCCGATCAACGTGGTTGACAAacagatacagtaaattttcctccATAACGTCGCGTATCTTGAGACCTTCTTAGCGTCGTGTTTTTATCCCCACTATCTTATAACACATTCAAATTCACGAAAATCATTAGTCACGAGAGCAGAGAGAAGATAACATTCGCTGCTCCCTAACATCTCGCTCAATTTTCTTAATTGCGCGATATTATGTAGAAAAGGTTGTCTTATCATTTATGCGTTACTTTTTGAATCAAGCATACCTAGCACGATTGTAGCGACACATACCTAATTTAATCTAAGAAAAAAAATCATCACCTGGCAGATGTATCCTTTCGCAAATCAAAATATATTACGCGCGCTAATAGTTGTGGTCACGATACAGTAGCACGAGCACGAATCAGCTCCAAAACTATTCGGTTACTAACCTGCgaaattttaatagaaaattacAGATTCTCAACGAGAAAATTCGTGTGTgtacatattttattttttgttgaATTCATCTggtcataagtatttgattttggACAGAATTTATCCGTACCCTAATTTAAATTATTACACTGGATTACACATTTTGTGCGCATAATAGTTCCTTGAATTGCACCAGACACTAGGACGGTGAAaagttttaacagttttttcttGATTTTGTTGTTTCCATGTAATGTCGTTTAAAACAAt is from Megalopta genalis isolate 19385.01 chromosome 4, iyMegGena1_principal, whole genome shotgun sequence and encodes:
- the LOC117218518 gene encoding UDP-N-acetylglucosamine--dolichyl-phosphate N-acetylglucosaminephosphotransferase-like isoform X2 yields the protein MKHSDDVWKLCFPLLINFAMSCVAYLLTVRLIPRIKNMFIKANLYGIDMNKSTGKKVPEALGVVSGCLFLITLFLFIPVPFTDYIFSDVNFPHNEFMEFLAALLSICCMLLLGFADDVLDLRWRHKLLLPTIASLPLLMVYYINFNSTLIIVPKPLRSWFGFSVDLWILYYLYMGMLAVFCTNAINILAGINGLEVGQSLVISISILIFNIIELSGDLWKAHQFSLYFMLPYTATSLGLLKFNWCPAEVFVGDTFCYLSGMTFAVVGIIGHFSKTTLLFFIPQIINFLYSVPQLFHFIPCPRHRLPKFNKEIDKLEPSNTVFNKNEIGFIGKIVMWIFTKLYLVKWKEDKRAIVTCNNFTLINFILIKVGPLKESTLTMILLLIQNINIAGF
- the LOC117218518 gene encoding UDP-N-acetylglucosamine--dolichyl-phosphate N-acetylglucosaminephosphotransferase-like isoform X1, translated to MKHSDDVWKLCFPLLINFAMSCVAYLLTVRLIPRIKNMFIKANLYGIDMNKSTGKKVPEALGVVSGCLFLITLFLFIPVPFTDYIFSDVNFPHNEFMEFLAALLSICCMLLLGFADDVLDLRWRHKLLLPTIASLPLLMVYYINFNSTLIIVPKPLRSWFGFSVDLWILYYLYMGMLAVFCTNAINILAGINGLEVGQSLVISISILIFNIIELSGDLWKAHQFSLYFMLPYTATSLGLLKFNWCPAEVFVGDTFCYLSGMTFAVVGIIGHFSKTTLLFFIPQIINFLYSVPQLFHFIPCPRHRLPKFNKEIDKLEPSNTVFNKNEIGFIGKIVMWIFTKLYLVKWKEDKRAIVTCNNFTLINFILIKVGPLKESTLTMILLLIQVFSSLLAFVIRYPLASIFYDV